In Xenopus laevis strain J_2021 chromosome 2S, Xenopus_laevis_v10.1, whole genome shotgun sequence, a genomic segment contains:
- the LOC121400816 gene encoding vomeronasal type-2 receptor 26-like, with protein MESVWLDDDCYCIYLDSDNCITCNESEWTNKKRDMCIPRTVDFLSHGDYLCLGLVAFSVVKAEVICSVLCISCIYNNTPVVKANNLELSYILLLSIFFSFLCVLLFIGRPQKVTCLLRQVTFGINFTLSVSCVLAKTVTVVIAFNATKPGSKIKKWVGTRVSIWLVLLCSLVQVGICLVWLISSPPFPDYDTHTYTGKMILQCNEGSVTAFYTVIGYMGFLSALSFIVAFLVRKLPDSFNEAQLITFSMLVFCSVWVSFIPAYLSTKGKYMVAVEIFAILTSSAGLLGCIFIPKCHIILFHPEKNTRRHLIGKLG; from the coding sequence ATGGAATCTGTGTGGCTTGATGATGATTGTTACTGTATCTATTTAGATTCTGATAACTGCATCACCTGCAATGAGAGTGAGTGGACCAATAAGAAGAGAGATATGTGCATCCCAAGAACTGTAGACTTCCTGTCACATGGGGACTATCTGTGCTTGGGATTGGTTGCCTTTTCAGTGGTTAAAGCAGAAGTGATCTGCTCAGTGTTGTGCATCTCCTGTATCTATAACAACACTCCAGTAGTGAAGGCCAATAACCTGGAGCTCAGTTACATCTTACtgctctccatcttcttctctttcctttGTGTCTTGTTATTCATTGGGCGACCTCAGAAAGTCACCTGCCTGCTCAGACAAGTTACATTTGGGATCAATTTTACACTTTCTGTCTCTTGTGTCCTGGCTAAAACGGTCACAGttgtcattgcctttaatgcCACAAAGCCTGGAAGCAAGATAAAGAAATGGGTGGGAACCAGAGTGTCCATCTGGCTGGTCCTTCTCTGCTCACTGGTCCAGGTTGGGATATGCCTGGTCTGGCTGATCTCCTCCCCACCATTCCCAGACTATGACACTCACACTTACACTGGGAAGATGATATTACAATGTAATGAAGGTTCTGTCACTGCATTCTACACTGTGATTGGTTACATGGGATTCCTGTCTGCATTAAGTTTCATTGTTGCTTTCCTGGTTAGGAAGTTACCAGACAGTTTCAATGAGGCCCAGCTGATCACTTTCAGTATGCTGGTGTTCTGCAGTGTTTGGGTGTCCTTCATCCCAGCGTACCTGAGCACCAAGGGCAAATACATGGTGGCTGTGGAGATCTTTGCTATCCTGACTTCCAGTGCAGGGCTGCTGGGCTGTATCTTCATTCCCAAGTGCCACATTATCCTCTTCCACCCTGAGAAGAACACTCGGAGACACCTCATTGGGAAACTGGGATGA